TACCGATATTAACATAGTTGTAACCGAGCTTAGAGAGGCCAGTGCTAACCAAAGCATCAGCTGTTACATTGCATATGATTTGTTTAGAAGACATAAACACTATATAGCAAATGGCTCCACATAATCTAAAGACAAAACCAAACCAGTTTCTTTGATGACTTTCTCATTTATGTTACAGCTAAAATGGTTCCAGCTGTTCCACCTGCAATATCATTATAACCAACTTCTTTCTTTCAGACATCATCAAGAACATAAAAGCTAGGCAAAGAGCTAGAGAGAGACATAAGAGTTGTTTACAGACCCCATGGGAGGAGTGACGCCTAGGCCATTAGCGAGTAGATGTCTTCGTACGATCTCAGAATCTTCGCTGTCAACGTCACGGGCTCTTTGGACTGATCTAGAAGTCGTCATCAACATTGATGACGTTATCACGATCATAAGTACTGACATCTTCACCATCTCACTTTTCTCTCCTCTCGCCATTTCTTCAAAGTCTCCTCTATAGACGACAAGAACAGAGTGCGAAGATCTTTGGCCGACACTGCTTTAGTAGTAGAAGCTCAAGAGTGTTCTATATATTCTGCTTTATTCCCATTTTGCCCCTAGCACTCTTATCTAGACCAGATCATAGGATCTTTCTTTTCATCATTTTCTAGACTAAGAGATCACATCTTTTGACCAAAAAAAAAAAGAGATCACATCTTTCTTTTTTAATAAATCTAACGTCCACAGAAATCAATGGTCATTATATAACTCTTTTTGAAAAAAAAGTTTATATAATTATAGTTTCGGATTATACTATATTATTATTTTTCCTGTTTTCTTACAGAATTTCGATGATTGGTGGTTTATTCTAAAGATGAGAAGATTAAAAACATTTTGATGGAGGTGTTAATTTGTTTTTACGGATATATTTTTTGTTGAAATTAAGGAAAGTCTTAGAAAGTTTGAAAAGTTGTAATGAAAATCCATTATTAAAAAAAAACTTTGAAAAGTTTTTAATAAGAAAAGAATCTCACGTTTCTTGGAATAGCTGAGATAAAATAAAATACCTTTATGGAAGCAAAATCGAAATACACATGGGTCTGTCTTTTTATTTATTGTTAATATTTATATTTGATGGATTATATAATTCATATGTTTCTCAGGAGATCTTATTCCAGTTTTAAAATTAATTATATTTCTTTCCCTGTAAATTGATTTTCATTGAAGGGTTTTGAATCTTGTTGATGTATCACTTTCAGTCAAGGCCGGACGGGATATGCATGCATGTTGAAAAGAATGACCACCACTTTAATATAAGAGAAATATAGGTTTTGAAGGTTTACAAAAAAATGTCATATAAATTAAATTAAATCGTAGAATCTATAAGACTATAATAAACAAAAGCTATAACCTATACATTAGATCAAATCCGAAGGACAACAAAATATTGTGATCCACTAGTCCAATATCAACCGCGATATATTCATGACTATTCATTCAAATGGAACCTGAAACTTCGAATACTCTAAAAATCCAAAATTAATATAAGAAAACATATACAACTTCAAGTATTTTGGATACTTTGTACATTGTAATAAACATTACACTATTCCCCAAAAAGTCGAAACCTGATTCACAAGAAAACCTTCAATAAAGAGAGAATCCACTGTGACTTCATGAACCAACTCTCCGACCCACCTTCTTTACATTCCTCTAATCTATCTCCTATAATATATAACCACTCTCACATTTCTCTACGATCGTATACGTTTACACAAGCATCATCTTCATCATCGTTCAACAGAGATTAAAAAAAAAAAAAACAAGAAGATGTCGTCTGATTGGGGTCCGATTCTAGTGACGGTGATACTCTTCGTGATGCTCACGCCAGGACTTCTGTTTCAGTTGCCAGGACGACAAAGATACGTTGAGTTTGGTAATTTTCAGACGAGTGCTGTCTCCGTTATCGTACATTCTCTTCTCTACTTCTCCCTTGCCTGCGTCTTCCTCCTCGCCCTCAAGATTCACATCTACATCGGCTAAGTCCATCCCCTTTATTTTCTACGTTTCAATATGTTTTTTTTTTGTTTTGAGAAAGTACGTTTCGATATGTTGTTTCCAAGTTTTCTTATAAAATTTACGAATTTTAAATCGTTTTCATTGTCCATTTCTTTGCATCGGACACTTTTGCTTTATATGTGTAATGATGTGTTTACCTTTTCTCTTCTTGTAAACGCAAAGATTGGTTCAAATAATATAATGTCATTTGTAACATTTAATACCTGAGATTAATCGATTGCATTTAATTTCATTTATTCTTGTCTTTTAATGTTATCGATCGGTCAATTATTTCGGTTTTAAGGTTGGACACAAACCGATCATGAAACCAAACTAAACCGATTATCGCTTTCTCTCTAAACGACAATCACCAACTAATAATTGCACTAAGCACCGACAATAGTTTCAAATCCAATTAACTACTAACTGTTTATCATATTATTATTTTCAAATGTCAACCGAATCTAATATTTACAAACACAAACATTAACTTATTAATATTCCCAAAACTACAATACTCATTTTGATACAAAAGTATAACTTTAAGATAAGTGTACTGTGGCATTTCAAAAAAGGAAATTATTATACTGTAATAATGTTTTATTTTATGAAGGTATATTTTGAATTCAGGTAAGAGATAAAGTACTACTATTGGCCTATATATTGTCAGTTTGTCACAAATAACTTAGATTTGTCCTTTTAGCAAATAAAAAACAAACTTAGATTTGTCCAATAAATTTTAGCTTGGGATGTAAATGATAGTAAACCTAAATACTAATAATTCAGATAGGAATGTTTTAGTTTGAAAATAGAATTTTATCAAAAATTTAGAAACTAAGTTTAATTTTTTTTATTAATATCATAACTAATACTCCATCTGTTTTTTATTGTAAGTAGTTTAAGTAAAATTTGCTTTTTTCAAAATATAACTAGTTTTCATAATTCAAAGTAACTTTTATTTTTATTGGGTATAGTGTGACCAATCAAATAATATATACTTATATATGATTGGTTTAACTACACCTAATTTATATATTAAATGCTACTTTTGAAAAAATTAATAACTTTCTTAATATTTGTGCATTTACCTAAAAATACCTACATAAAAAAAAAAACAGAAGGAGTATAAGCCAAAAATTTTAGGTGGAACTAGTAGATTAGATTACAGTATGATTTATTCTACTAAAAAGTAAATTAAAAACTATGAACCGTGTGTGATATTCTGGCGGTTAACAGTTCTAGTAAATCGACTTTGTAATTTTTAAAAATTCTTTTGTAAAAAGCGAAAAATTATTAGGAATTTGAATAAAAGAAAATAAATAAATAAAAGCAGCTTCCTTTCTCTCTGTGTATCATTCACACATCTCTCTTCTTCTTCTCTTTCACTTCGCCATTAGAAAGAAAGATAAACACTTTGAAAATACAAACTCATCCCAACAACTCCCTTTTATTTACCAAAATTTTAAATCTTTTTCGTAAAGCGAACAGCGACGTTCACTGCACGGATACTCTTCTTCTTCTTCAAACCTGCATTCTCCTCCTCCAATCAATCTCCAGATTTCGATTTAGCCGTCGAGAAAGACGAGATCTTTAAGGTGATTCGAAGCTCATGCATTCGTGAATGTTCGCCGTTTCAAGGGTTTCGTTTCCGCCATGACCACCAAGCGCGCTTACAAGCTCCGTATCCTTCTTTGTGTTTCTTTAATTACTCAATTTTAGAAGCTTCTTTGTGTTGTGAATCATTTGATTAACTAAAGTGCCTTGCTTGATCTGCTGCTTGTTCACGAGATCTGTACGCACTTCTTAGCTTTTATCTGTGATTAAATTATGACTTTTAAGACTATTAAAGTTCCTTTCTTTTGACTACGTGTCTCGTTATGTGAGAGTATAGCTTAGCCTTGACTTTGTGTGATTACATTTGAAAAAGAGGAGTTTGTGGCACATTCTGCTGCTGTGAACTGTCTTAAGATTGGGAGGAAGTCCTCTAGGAAGCTAGTAACGGGTGGGGAAGATCACAAGGTTAATCTTTGGGCTATTGGTAAGCCCAATGCCATTCTGGTCAGTTCTTTCTCACTTCTCCCTCCACTGCTTTTATTGTGGAGTGCTTCTCGGTTTGATTATGATTTTATGAGTTACTTTTAGGACAAAATGAGACATGATTTAAGATATAATGTAGTAAAGCATTTGGGAGATTTTATATCTGAGTGTCTCTACTTGTGGATGTTGTGCTTTTATTAAGAAATGTCACTTGGTTGACTATGTTTATATTAGTTACAGTTAGGACAAAATGCTGTCACATTGTAAGATATAATGTAGTAAAGCAGTTTGGGAGATTCTCTGTCTGAGTGTCTACTTGTGGATGTTTGTGGTCAGAGCTTGCAAGGGCACTCGAGCGGGGTTGATTCAGTAACGTTTGACGCTTCGGAGGGATTAGTAGCAGCAGGAGCTGCTAGTGGCACTATCAAACTTTGGGATCTCGAGGAGGCAAAGAGTAAGTTTAGTAGTTTCAAAATACTCTTCTCATTTTCTGTTGGCTCTTATACATACTTAATATGTTGTTTTGGTACATGAATGGGTAGTTGTCAGGACTCTCACTGGTCACAGGTCGAATTGCATATCCGTGAACTTTCACCCGTTTGGTGAGTTCTTTGCTTCTGGTTCTCGAGACACGAATCTTAAGATATGGGATATAAGGAAGAAGGGCTGCATCCATACCTACAAAGGCCACACTCGAGGTGTCAATGTACTCAGATTCACCCCTGATGGTCGTTGGGTTGTATCTGGAGGAGAAGACAATATTGTAAAGGTTTGTAGCTGCCTTTGTATCTATCTTTAGTATTGCTTACTGTACTTGCTATCTTGAAACCAAGTTATCTGCAACTTTTGCCTTCTCTTTGAACGTTGGATCTGATATATATGAGTTGCTTTCATCAGGTGTGGGATTTGACAGCTGGAAAACTGTTGCATGAGTTCAAGAGCCATGAAGGGCAAATTCAGAGTTTAGATTTTCATCCCCATGAGTTTCTGCTTGCAACAGGTCTGTATCACACTTCTTTCTAGGGAAACTTTGTAACACTCTTCAGATTTGATTACATCATACACCTTATTATTCATATGAATTCTGTTTTTTTTTTTTTTTTACTTTTCGCCTGTGGTAATAGGTTCAGCTGATAAGACTGTAAAATTCTGGGACCTTGAAACATTCGAGCTTATTGGTTCTGGTGGAACCGAGGTATCATGTGTTGTCTTTACTAGCTCTACTTACGCGCTGAGTCGAATTACAACTTTCTAATTATCTCCTTTCCTTAGACTACTGGGGTTCGTTGCTTGACCTTTAATCCAGATGGAAAGAGTGTGCTTTGTGGATTGCATGAAAGTCTCAAGGTAGTTTTCTTCAGGACATTTCAATCAAAGATATATTAGCTTAACTATCCCTATTTGTAGGATTTAACCACTTATACTTTACTCCTTTACATTTTTAACAAATCCCTCTTTGTAGATTTTCTCATGGGAGCCAATAAGGTGTCATGATGGAGTCGATGTTGGATGGTCAAACTTATCGGATATGAACGTTCACGAGGGAAAGCTTCTTGGTTGCTCATATAATCAAAACTGTGTAGGCGTGTGGGTTGTAGACCTCTCGGTATATCTCTCTCTTTCTCCTGCATGCTTTGTTATAGTTTTATTTATTTATCTCTAACCCCTCTTAATGACATTCTCAGCGTACTGAGCCTATGAGTGGAGGCGCCACTCAGTCAAATTTTCATCAGGAGAGAATATCGAGCTCAGGCAGAGATCAACCAGTTCTGAATGATAACAGCTCAAAGGTCATTCTCAGAAACGGTTCCCAGAAAGTGAATCCTTCATTGAAAGAAACAAAGTCTCATGGAAGATCATCAGTTCCTCAGAACCCGGATCCTTCGCCAAAGGAGCCAAAGTCTACTGGAAGGTCATCAGTATCTCAGAGCTCAGATCCTTTGGTAAAGGAACCAAAGCCTCTTGGAAGACTGTCAGTTACTCATAGCTCAGACGCAGCTAAAGAGTCATTAACCTCTTCATGTATGTTTTACTTTTGTTCTTTTTTTTTCTGTTTCCTCGTATAGCACATTGCTGCTGATTAAATGAAATGACATTTTCTTGGTTTGTTTGCTGTTTCCTGAAGCCACAGGAAGTACATCAGGCTCTCCTCATAGGCTCACATCAACCAGTTCTCCAAAAGTTTCTTCTGGTGTTGTCTCTACTGCTGCAGCCTCAAAGAGGAATAACTTAAAGGCAAATCTTCCAATAGTCAATAAAGGGGATTTTTCCTCAGTAATTGTTCCCAGAACGGACCCAATCATTGAGCAAGCAGTTGAATCCAGAGCAGAGCTTGACATTATTGGAAGAACTATGCCATATTCGTTGCAGTCCAAGGCGGCTGATTCTCGAAGGCTGTCTAGCATCAGAAATGAGCCGGATCTACCAACTGATTCGCCTCTTGAAAGGTCTCACTCTCAGCCTACAGAACCAAGCAATTTACAAGACGGAAATACATTTACTAGTGAAGAATCTGGCGAATGGGATACAGCTGAGAGGAAAAATAAAGACAACAGATACAGAGGATTTGGAAGGTTTAATTCAAGATCTTTGCTGAGATCACCTCCAAGAAATCACGACGAAAACTGTATGTTTCACCTCCTTTTCAGTCTTCGTTTCCTTGAGAGCAGTTATGAATTGCATTTGATATTGTTTCCTTCTTGGCATCTTAAATTTTGAGAAAAGTTTTCTGAGATTCTGAAGGACTTAAGATATTAGGAATCAGTCTTTAGGTATACGTGTTGGTTTTAGTACAACATGTTTAGTTTGTCCTTC
The DNA window shown above is from Brassica oleracea var. oleracea cultivar TO1000 chromosome C3, BOL, whole genome shotgun sequence and carries:
- the LOC106333599 gene encoding uncharacterized protein LOC106333599; amino-acid sequence: MSSDWGPILVTVILFVMLTPGLLFQLPGRQRYVEFGNFQTSAVSVIVHSLLYFSLACVFLLALKIHIYIG
- the LOC106335710 gene encoding katanin p80 WD40 repeat-containing subunit B1 homolog, which translates into the protein MTTKRAYKLQEFVAHSAAVNCLKIGRKSSRKLVTGGEDHKVNLWAIGKPNAILSLQGHSSGVDSVTFDASEGLVAAGAASGTIKLWDLEEAKIVRTLTGHRSNCISVNFHPFGEFFASGSRDTNLKIWDIRKKGCIHTYKGHTRGVNVLRFTPDGRWVVSGGEDNIVKVWDLTAGKLLHEFKSHEGQIQSLDFHPHEFLLATGSADKTVKFWDLETFELIGSGGTETTGVRCLTFNPDGKSVLCGLHESLKIFSWEPIRCHDGVDVGWSNLSDMNVHEGKLLGCSYNQNCVGVWVVDLSRTEPMSGGATQSNFHQERISSSGRDQPVLNDNSSKVILRNGSQKVNPSLKETKSHGRSSVPQNPDPSPKEPKSTGRSSVSQSSDPLVKEPKPLGRLSVTHSSDAAKESLTSSSTGSTSGSPHRLTSTSSPKVSSGVVSTAAASKRNNLKANLPIVNKGDFSSVIVPRTDPIIEQAVESRAELDIIGRTMPYSLQSKAADSRRLSSIRNEPDLPTDSPLERSHSQPTEPSNLQDGNTFTSEESGEWDTAERKNKDNRYRGFGRFNSRSLLRSPPRNHDENSDLNSFSGNRDQSPIESRRGGRLHSLAQYRERRGRIFNSEGDHVSSSSGGNMTTPNIRPSNMFNQRGNHVPVDEGITSDSEEDKAAEVMGQHDQFVSSMQSRLAKLQVVRRYWERNDVKNSISSIEKMADNAVVADVLVIITERTEVLTLDTCTSLLPLLSALLASNMDRHLSVCLDLLLKLLRMYGSQIYSSLSAPSSVGVDIEAEQRMERYSRCFVELEKIKACLPSLERRGGLVAKTIHELNLIFQEVSS